A window of Polaromonas hydrogenivorans contains these coding sequences:
- a CDS encoding DUF1178 family protein, with translation MKVLNLRCSRLHSFEGWFSSEDDFQGQLKRGLLECPMCADSAIQKMPSAPRLNFGGHQARDSEQALQGQAATPASTAMAPLKNEAVRSDQPENGSPDRLNPDAQAAFLNALRQVVANTEDVGQRFADEARRMHYGEAEARSIRGQASAREAVELLEEGIEVMPLPMLPALKETLQ, from the coding sequence ATGAAAGTCCTGAATCTTCGATGTTCGCGCCTGCATTCGTTTGAAGGCTGGTTTAGTTCGGAGGACGATTTTCAAGGCCAGTTGAAGCGCGGCCTGCTTGAGTGCCCGATGTGCGCCGACAGTGCCATTCAAAAAATGCCCAGTGCGCCTCGTCTCAATTTTGGCGGCCACCAGGCCCGTGATTCCGAGCAGGCCCTTCAGGGGCAAGCTGCAACTCCTGCATCAACCGCGATGGCGCCGTTAAAAAACGAAGCAGTGCGCAGCGATCAGCCTGAAAACGGCAGTCCGGACAGACTCAATCCTGACGCACAGGCTGCATTTTTAAATGCCTTGCGCCAGGTCGTGGCAAATACCGAAGATGTCGGTCAGCGATTCGCCGACGAGGCGCGCCGCATGCACTACGGCGAAGCCGAAGCCCGCAGTATCCGCGGTCAGGCCAGTGCACGGGAAGCCGTAGAGCTGCTGGAGGAGGGGATTGAAGTCATGCCGCTTCCCATGCTGCCGGCCCTCAAGGAAACCCTGCAGTAA
- a CDS encoding NUDIX hydrolase — protein MTPMSAPDGKIGKQDAHLLETQASSEKILKGHFLQVFRDTVTLPDGKHTTREYVVHPGAVMIVALLDDGKVVLERQYRYPVQAVMIEFPAGKLDAGESSLACAQRELREETGYTAREWARAGVLHPVISYSTEFIDIWFARGLTLGERKLDAGEFLDVFTATPAELLGWCGNGQVTDAKTLTGMLWLQNMLSGAWTLEWQAAGP, from the coding sequence ATGACTCCAATGTCTGCGCCTGACGGGAAAATCGGCAAGCAGGATGCGCATCTGTTGGAGACACAAGCCAGCTCGGAAAAAATCCTCAAAGGTCATTTTCTACAGGTTTTTCGCGACACCGTCACTCTGCCCGACGGCAAGCACACAACACGTGAGTATGTCGTTCACCCGGGCGCGGTGATGATCGTGGCACTGCTTGACGATGGCAAAGTGGTGCTTGAGCGCCAGTACCGTTATCCGGTGCAGGCCGTCATGATCGAATTTCCTGCAGGCAAGCTGGACGCCGGCGAATCGTCGCTGGCCTGCGCGCAGCGTGAACTACGCGAAGAAACCGGCTACACCGCACGCGAATGGGCCAGGGCCGGTGTTCTGCATCCGGTCATTTCCTATTCCACCGAATTCATTGATATCTGGTTTGCGCGTGGTTTGACTCTGGGCGAGCGCAAGCTGGATGCAGGGGAATTTCTTGATGTCTTTACCGCCACGCCAGCCGAACTGCTGGGCTGGTGCGGCAACGGCCAGGTGACTGACGCCAAGACCCTGACAGGCATGCTCTGGCTGCAAAACATGTTGTCGGGTGCATGGACATTGGAATGGCAGGCAGCAGGGCCGTGA
- a CDS encoding DUF2818 family protein, with amino-acid sequence MSQIASVWLVVLLALVMANMPFISNRLFAVIALKSPKNLAMRLAEMVLWYLLVGALGLYLEQRNGQIAPQGWEFYAITGTLFLTFAFPGFTYRYLFKHRS; translated from the coding sequence TTGAGTCAGATCGCATCTGTATGGCTGGTTGTGCTGCTGGCCCTGGTGATGGCCAATATGCCGTTCATCAGCAACCGCCTCTTTGCGGTCATTGCGCTCAAGTCGCCCAAAAACCTGGCCATGCGGCTGGCGGAAATGGTGCTGTGGTATCTGCTGGTCGGCGCTTTGGGGTTGTATCTTGAGCAGCGCAATGGGCAGATTGCGCCGCAGGGTTGGGAGTTTTATGCCATTACCGGAACGCTCTTTTTGACGTTTGCATTTCCCGGCTTCACCTACCGTTATCTTTTTAAACACCGCTCATGA
- the nuoN gene encoding NADH-quinone oxidoreductase subunit NuoN, with product MIDKLSWIAVYPELVLLVMACLIALVDLGVKSPRRTLTYALTLLTLGAVAVMEASYALGGQTFYGFGNMVVVDPMGSWLKCFSSIALMITVVYGRPYAADRDMLRGGEFFTLSLFALLGMFVMISGHNFLVLYMGLELMTLCSYALVALRRDDAQATEAAMKYFVLGALASGFLLYGLSMLYGATGSLNINEVFNAIASRQVKHQVLVFGLVFIVAGLAFKLGAVPFHMWLPDVYQGAPTAVTLIIGGAPQLAAFAMTIRLLVEGLLPLAIDWQQMLALMAIGSLVIGNLAAVAQTNLKRMLAFSTISQMGFLLLGLLAGVVNGNQLHTESAYGAAMFYALTYVLTTLAAFGIILLLARAGHESEEITDLSGLNQRSPLYAGVMAMSMFSLAGLPPLVGFYAKLGVLQALISSGQTSYLVLAVFAVFMSLIGAFYYLRVIKVMYFDAPHSHNAQPISAPADAQIVLAINGALLLVLGIAPSSLMTLCAQSINSIVNSLGV from the coding sequence ATGATTGACAAACTCAGTTGGATCGCGGTCTATCCCGAACTCGTTCTTTTGGTCATGGCGTGCCTGATTGCGCTGGTGGACCTGGGCGTCAAGTCGCCGCGCCGTACGCTTACCTATGCGTTGACTCTGCTGACGCTTGGTGCAGTAGCCGTCATGGAAGCCTCTTATGCGCTGGGTGGCCAGACTTTTTACGGCTTTGGCAACATGGTGGTGGTTGACCCGATGGGAAGCTGGCTGAAATGCTTTTCGAGCATTGCCCTGATGATCACGGTGGTCTATGGCCGGCCTTACGCCGCTGATCGCGACATGCTGCGCGGCGGTGAGTTTTTCACGCTCAGCCTGTTTGCCTTGCTGGGCATGTTCGTGATGATTTCCGGCCACAATTTCCTGGTGCTCTACATGGGCCTTGAGTTGATGACGCTGTGCAGCTATGCACTGGTCGCCTTGCGCCGTGACGATGCACAAGCCACTGAAGCGGCGATGAAGTATTTCGTGCTGGGCGCACTCGCTTCGGGCTTTTTACTTTATGGCCTGTCAATGCTCTACGGTGCTACCGGCTCGCTGAACATCAATGAAGTGTTTAATGCCATTGCCAGCCGGCAGGTCAAACATCAGGTGCTGGTGTTCGGTCTGGTCTTCATTGTGGCGGGTCTGGCCTTCAAGCTGGGTGCGGTGCCGTTTCACATGTGGCTGCCCGACGTGTACCAGGGTGCGCCCACGGCCGTCACCCTGATCATTGGCGGTGCCCCGCAACTCGCCGCATTTGCCATGACCATTCGCCTGCTGGTTGAAGGCCTGTTGCCGCTGGCCATCGACTGGCAGCAGATGCTGGCCTTGATGGCGATTGGTTCGCTGGTGATTGGTAATCTGGCGGCTGTCGCGCAGACTAACCTCAAGCGAATGCTGGCGTTTTCGACCATTTCGCAAATGGGCTTTTTGCTGCTGGGTTTACTGGCCGGTGTGGTCAACGGCAACCAGCTGCATACCGAGTCAGCCTATGGCGCGGCCATGTTCTATGCACTGACCTATGTGCTGACCACGCTCGCCGCATTCGGCATCATCCTGCTGCTGGCCCGTGCCGGTCATGAGTCTGAAGAAATCACTGACCTGTCGGGTCTGAATCAGCGCAGCCCCCTGTATGCCGGCGTCATGGCGATGAGCATGTTTTCACTGGCTGGCTTGCCGCCGCTGGTGGGTTTCTATGCCAAGCTGGGTGTCTTGCAAGCCCTGATTTCGTCGGGCCAGACAAGCTACCTGGTGCTGGCCGTTTTTGCCGTGTTCATGTCCCTGATTGGCGCTTTCTATTACCTGCGAGTGATCAAGGTCATGTACTTTGATGCGCCTCACAGCCACAATGCGCAGCCGATTTCAGCGCCGGCAGATGCGCAGATTGTGCTGGCCATCAACGGCGCGCTTCTTCTGGTCCTGGGTATTGCGCCTAGCAGCCTGATGACCTTGTGCGCCCAGTCGATCAACAGCATTGTGAATTCACTCGGAGTCTGA
- a CDS encoding NADH-quinone oxidoreductase subunit M yields MGLLSLAIWMPIFFGVGLLALGRESQARTVRWIALIGAIASFLVTLPLYDGFQLGTSAMQFVEKSSWIPRFNMNYHLGVDGISLWFVLLTAFINVVVIIASWESITTRVNQYMASFLILSGLMIGVFAALDGMLFYVFFEATLIPMYLIIGIWGGPNKIYAAFKFFLYTLLGSLLMLVALIFLYNKSGGSFDILAWHKLPLSATAQTLLFFSFFAAFAVKVPMWPVHTWLPDVHVEAPTGGSAVLAAIMLKLGAYGFLRFSMPITPDASHEWAGLIIAFSLIAVIYVGLVALVQRDMKKLVAYSSVAHMGFVTLGFFLFNDLTVSGGIVQMIAHGFVSAAMFLCIGVLYDRVHSREIASYGGVVNTMPKFAAFALLFAMANCGLPATAGFVGEWMVILGAVKSNFWIGAAAATALISGAAYTLWMYKRVYLGPVTNENVKGMLDINNREFLMLALLAIATLYMGIYPKPFTDVMNTSVADLLKHVALSKLN; encoded by the coding sequence GGTCGGGAAAGTCAGGCGCGCACCGTGCGCTGGATCGCACTCATAGGTGCCATTGCCAGTTTCCTGGTCACCCTGCCTTTATACGACGGCTTTCAGCTCGGCACTTCGGCCATGCAGTTCGTTGAAAAGAGCAGCTGGATACCACGCTTCAACATGAATTACCACTTGGGCGTGGACGGCATCTCGCTGTGGTTCGTGCTGCTGACGGCCTTTATCAACGTGGTTGTCATCATTGCCAGCTGGGAATCGATCACGACGCGCGTGAATCAGTACATGGCGTCCTTTTTGATCCTGAGTGGCTTGATGATTGGCGTGTTTGCCGCGCTGGACGGCATGCTGTTCTATGTGTTCTTCGAAGCCACCCTGATCCCGATGTACCTGATCATCGGCATCTGGGGTGGACCGAACAAGATCTACGCGGCGTTCAAGTTCTTCCTGTACACGCTGCTCGGATCGCTGCTGATGCTGGTCGCATTGATCTTTCTGTACAACAAATCGGGCGGCAGTTTCGATATCCTGGCGTGGCACAAACTGCCACTTTCAGCCACGGCCCAGACGCTTCTTTTCTTCTCGTTCTTTGCGGCTTTCGCCGTCAAGGTGCCGATGTGGCCGGTCCATACCTGGTTGCCCGACGTTCACGTCGAAGCGCCGACGGGAGGCTCTGCCGTGCTGGCCGCCATCATGCTCAAGCTGGGTGCTTACGGTTTTCTGCGGTTTTCGATGCCGATCACGCCCGATGCATCCCATGAGTGGGCCGGACTCATCATTGCTTTTTCCCTGATTGCAGTGATCTATGTGGGTCTGGTGGCGCTGGTGCAGCGGGACATGAAGAAACTCGTAGCGTATTCATCCGTGGCGCACATGGGTTTCGTGACACTCGGATTTTTCCTGTTCAATGACCTCACCGTCTCCGGCGGGATTGTGCAGATGATTGCCCACGGCTTTGTCTCGGCGGCCATGTTCCTGTGCATCGGCGTGCTGTACGACCGCGTGCATTCGCGGGAAATTGCAAGCTATGGCGGCGTGGTCAACACCATGCCCAAGTTTGCGGCTTTTGCCCTGCTGTTTGCCATGGCCAATTGCGGCTTGCCTGCCACGGCCGGTTTCGTCGGCGAGTGGATGGTGATTCTGGGCGCCGTCAAGTCCAACTTCTGGATTGGCGCGGCAGCGGCAACGGCGCTTATTTCTGGCGCGGCTTACACGCTCTGGATGTACAAGCGTGTTTATCTTGGCCCTGTGACCAACGAAAACGTCAAAGGCATGCTGGACATCAACAACCGCGAGTTCCTGATGCTCGCTTTGCTGGCCATTGCAACGCTTTATATGGGCATTTATCCGAAGCCCTTTACCGATGTGATGAATACCTCGGTGGCTGATCTGCTCAAGCATGTCGCGCTTTCGAAACTGAACTAA